Below is a genomic region from Tripterygium wilfordii isolate XIE 37 chromosome 12, ASM1340144v1, whole genome shotgun sequence.
CATCATTATCCAAGGCATCATCTATGGCATCTGACATCATCTCAGTCTGCAGGAATGAATTTAGACTAATAAGCTCCTCAAAGGCTCAAACAAGCAATCAAGAAGCTACATGAATTcaattcaaaataaattatttcaaacataagcaTCATCTTACAGTCATATCCATCTGTGCAGACTGTTTCTGGAATTCCCTGATAACCTTAGCTTGCTTTGCAGGGGCCATTTGCTGCAGACATCAAAAGAGAGAGGATGATCACTTTAGATAAAGGTGCTAATCATGTTCATTCTCATACTTTACATATACCATCATTCAAATATATAGTCAAAAGACTTTAGACTGTTCCTAATCACGCCACGTCAAGACAGAGGTGCTGCAACTTAGATTTTTAGTCATAGATTACCTTATTCATAGCTGACATTGCTTTACTAGCACCTTTCATACCAACAGCAATTGAAGACTGAGCATGCATTGCCTGCAGAAGAGAGGAACCATTGTCAATGGGACATCACTACTGGAGAAAGAAAAGGCACTCAGAAAGAATGTCATGCAGAAATCACCTGTGTATGAGTGGCTATGCCTCTCATTTGAGCCCGACTACCTTGTAAGTTAGCAATCTGCTGCCTAAGCCTGATTAGTTGCCGGGCTAAAATTTTAGTTGCTGCCTGCAATAGGTGCACAAATAAGAAAGTGATTCATTGAAGAAgttcaatgaaaacaaaaatcaaaatttctaaAGACACTTGCACGATACAGTAACTCATCTGGTCAAATGAACAAACCTCATTTCCTGTCTTAGCAGTTTTCTTTATCTCTGCAACAAGTTTCTTTTCCTGAGATACCAGAAATTGTGTTAGATATGACCCccaacaaataataaataaaacagcATGAAGAAAACCCATCAAATACCTCCAATTGCAGTGCCCCAATTTCCTTCTCTATACCTGAATTATATGAAAATCCAGTCAACGTTAAATACAAGATATGCATACGcatatgtacatgtatatgcATACTTCATTCCACTTCAAAGTCTAAAAACTCAAGAAAGAATGACATGAAGATAATGCCAGCACAAATGCCCTCTAGCCCTCCATGCACTCCAGACATGTCGAAGGGAtttaccttctttttatttttctctttttacatTTAACCTAGCTCCATGTATCTTTAAAGATACCAGAAATTACACGTATTTAGGTGACTCAATATCATTGACTACCAGTATATCAAGCATCATAAATTTTCAATCTTTCCCATCCCTAGTTGTGAAGTAGACCTATTCGATTGATGATACATCAAAGACTAAGTGTCTAAGTTACACAAAGAAGGTGCTGGCCTCTAAGGCTGTAATATAGTAGGCAGGCCCAATATCATACATATAATCAATGATGACAGAAGCAACAGACGGTTAAGTTGCAGTTTGCCTCAATTACTCAGTTTCTTCAACACATTGAGAATCTGGTTGTGGCCTATATTTCTCAAAGATTAGTCCACCAACTATATACACCGGAAGATGGATTATATAGAGCAAGCATTATGATTTGTTATCTGAGTCCAGCTGACTGTTTCTAACAGCTAGATTCTGCATCGTTTCCTCAATTATCTCCTCCTTTGACATTCATCTTTCAAACACCACTCACCTGAGTGGATATCTCGATATTATATGGTCTAATATAAATGTATCCTTTCATTAAATTGGTTTATTACAAATAAACCTATCTTATCCAGCTAACAGTTTTattgaaggaaaaggaaaattaattttGTCAAACAACCAGCCTCTTCTATATTAAATCTCCGATCATAGCACCCTAGGAATGGAAACTAAAACCAAATTGGCGGTTcacaagaggaaaaaaaattagagaaaattaatttattcacaaacaaaattaaaccCGATTAGTGCTCTGGAATTAAAACGTTGGATCATCAACAACAATGATGAATTGATGATCTTGACTACATCTCAGTTTTCTTTCCTTCAATTTAGTTTCTTAACAATAAATTAAACAGAAATACATCCTACCCACCTCTGGTAGCGTGTGCCATTTCTCTCTTGCTCTCCCGAAGAGCCTCTGCAATTCCAAGTTAGAAGACTTGAATCAGAAAACCCACAATTATCTAATACCCACAATTCCAGCACTCAAGCAGCCAATGCAAACACAAAACTCGAAGTACAAAACACGATCACACAATAGGAATCAAAATTTGATCACAAAACACAAATCTGAACAAGCCGATAAGATAACTAACCTTTAGGGTTGGGTTTCCTGGAGAAGATGTTCATTGTTTCTCGCTCGGAAGAAGGAATTCGTTCCCGCGTTGTGCACAGTACCTGCTGATGCCTGAGAGACAGCGAGGCTTGGTATTCTTAACGAAGAGAGACGGAGATTTCTTAAACCTCGCCTCGAACGTGTGAGGGGGAACTGGGGAAGCCCCAAAACACCCGTGACCCGACCACTCTGTGGCCTTTGTACTAATTATTACCGACACGGGGGCTCTCGTAAATATGTGGAACCTAACTCGATCATCAAAAATACTTATCTGGCCCCATAGGCCcatatattaaaaagaaaaaataaataaatatgtttaCCGGAATAAGAAATAGATATAGATAGGTGTATTGTTATCATATCCTCAATTTTTGATGGATTGTAAAGAGTGTATTACAATTAGGTCAACCACTTGAGTAATAGCCAATAGCCTAGTAATGAATTCCTCAAGGACCAAACCATATGAACTTGTAAGATCCTAAGTTCATTGGGAGTAGCTTTTAGTGATCATGCGTTGagttttgatccaacttattATGTCTACCCATATCGATATGAACTTATAAGATCCTGAGTTCATTGGGAGTAACTTCTAGTGATCATGCATTGagttttgatccaacttatcatgtcaagccatatcaaatgtccaaaagataaacttacATGGTGTATTCAtcgattaaaaaaattacatttagGCCACAAACTTCTTTTATTAAATATGCATCTTTCACTCAAATTCCATAGAAGAAAATTTTTCCCACCATTGTTTATTTATTGAGTATCAGAATTCAACGTTTCTATGGTCCAATCATTTAGACTTGAATAGGAGTCAATTTCTAAATTTAATGCCATGGATCAAAATCAAATGCATCTTCCCCATAATTTCCCTCCAGTTTGCACGCATATAAAACTGGTTATCCACAACTGTACAACtgggataatgcttgagactctcAAAAAATAATCCCAAAATAACCCCATTTAATGAGGAGTATTGGATGTGAAGTTGATCccacatgtgtgtttttaatcaaagaTTATTTTAAAaccacatagatttggaagACTTTTGTGGATcaaattttgagggtctctaacattgttcAATTTTTAATAGCAATGGTCAACTCAAACTCATGATTCTCCATCACATTTTAGCTgggaaaaataatactaataacaATAATTTGATGCACAACCACTTGAGAAGTCTTGTTACAGTAATGGGAAAAAACCAAACAATAGAAATATTTGTTTCAGGAGCAACCAGCAAACGACAAATAACCCACAAGCCAAATACtagagcaaaaaaaaataaaagctaaAACTTGAGATGGGGATTGATTAATCAAAAGAAAACCAACTTTAGGCTGCCTCCTTTTTGAGCTTGGCAAGCTCCTGCCTGATAATTCCACCTCTctgcaaaatcaaaatttttaagACATCAAGCTTGTAACAGAACCTTTAATGTTCAGAGAAACATAAATACTGCAAggaagaaattgcaaaaactgAAACTTcccaattttcatatttttctacAGAAAAACATGCATTAATTCCGTTTGAATATAATATAGGCATACTATGACTTATGTACAAAGTCAAGTCAGACTTTGGACCACATAAAACTCTCTTGTCCGGGGGATTCAGTTGTAGCTTTAACGCATTCTAAAGGTCTTTGTGATCTAAGTCCTAACAAGACCTCCAAATTCAAGATTACCAAATGATACCTGAAAGGCAGTTTAAATTAGGATATGCATCATGCACcgtcaaagagagagagagagagagagagagagagagagagatatggaCGCGACAAAAGATTGGGCAGCAATGCACAACCATGAATGACTGATTTCTAAATCCTGAAGGGAACTTGTGAATTTCTTATAGGACACAGTTAAAAAGCTCAGTTCCCCAAAAATAAGAGCTAGCACATAACTGAAGAACGGGAAATAATTGAAAAGATTAAGAATTGCTTACCTTGATCTTTGCCAACATAATCTTGAACCTATCAAAATCATTGAGCGAGGCCCTTCTCTTCTGCACAATCAGCTTCCTGCCCCAGGAACTGTTTTCCCATTTGTTCTTCACATCTGCCATCGTGGAGGTAAATAAAAGCATTTAAGGAACAAGAAAGAATGGGAGAAAAGTTGTTCTCCAAACATTCTACTAATAGAAACCTACCAGCTTTTTCCATGGCTTCAATCAGGGTCTTCTTTTTAGGAACCCTTTTGATGTCAATCGTGATATCAGTCAGTGATAGTCTCTTGAAGTTCAACTGACTCCTCACCATGTCAGGGGCATCAACAAGAGCCTATACCACATAAAGCAAAGATACAATGATGACTTGTTAGCATGAGGTAGTCAATGCCACTCTTACAGTCCAATGTCTATCACATTACTGAATGAAAAATAATGCAAAAGCACTAGATGTGTAAGTTAGAATTCCTCAATGAGAGAGGCATTAATGCCAAACAACAAGTACTAACCCCTATAACCCTCTTTCATATCCTACATACCAGCTTATTGCATatagaaaaatagtaagaaACAAGGAGACCCGAGAGTCCGAGACATATATTTCCCTTATAATCATGAAAGAACTGTTTCCAACAGATATTTCCCACTTTTAAATCACcaaaacagtaaaaaaaaaaaaagggatgatACTGTGCACCTAATTGCATTAAACAAGAAAACATGCCTCACGTAAACAAGATAGACATGGAGAATCTAGCTACACATTATTCTACCCAAAACATTAGCCTGATAAGGTTTCTCCAAGCAACATACAATTTCATCATAGCATTGAATAGACACTGCATTTTGCTTTGGCAAATAAATGAAAGTTCTAAAATGTAGAAGAGGCAGGATGCATAAGGAAACAGCAAAACAGAAAGCATACATACTGCAAAACAGTGTGTTCTAAATATTAGTTATCCCTCCCACCCGTCTTGAGATAAAGAAGCAAGAAGATATAAATAAATATGCTTCAGGGTCATCTCCAACATCTTCAAAAAATAGGAGAAATACAAACATTTAAAGAAGTAttcaaattttatatttaatggAAGCACGAATTAGATAGAACAATACATTCTTCACTTGGGCCAGAGGACTCTAAGATAGATATCAAGCAACATAATGAGTGCAAGCATGACTTCCTTGTTCCCTTGAATTGCATCCATACACCATCACTCAATATTTTACaaccataaaataaacaatgaagGCCATTTTAAGGTAGTCCAAGAGTTCTTCCACCAATTTGGAAGAATGTCAATCAACGAATATGAACTCATATTACAATCGAAGAAGACCTAAAGCTATTCAGAGCTTCCATCACAAATAGCAAAGCATATAACTAATGGATATTCATATGAAAGTAAGATATTCAAACACAAATTTGTCGATATACCCTGTTTTGATCGAGAACATCGACGATCACGACCAGCTTCCAGTAGTCTTTCCCGTAGTTGACAAGAGCCACCCTGCCAATCTCCACGTACCTCTTGAACGgctgcaaattcaaacatataaATTACCGTACTCGAAATACACAATTGAAGAAtttcaaataaaagcaagaagaagatTCGTGCTCTGTTTGTTTCGCAGGCAAAGTGCACGCAAGTAACAAGGGGTAGGGAATGCTCTCACCATCTTCGAAGATCTGCGACCGGCTTGTTGGTGGATGGCGGGGACTTGAGTGAGGCACGAGAGCAAATTAGGGTTTCTACtgtaaaaaaaatactacttgGGCTTCGAGCTATCATCCGGTGATCGCAAGTCTATATGGATCTGACGTCGTGGCATATTTTTTGTGGAGGTGtttgtttattcatttatttatttggtattaatgaaaaaaaaatccttttaagaaaaaaataaattagaataTGGTTTTTGAATTGGGTTATTTGGTATTTGGAAATAGTGCAATGCATAGATTTTTTATTATACATAAAAATTATAGTTACTATTTTTCGAGTGTGTATGAGTTGTGTATTCATGAACTCATGTAATAGCATgtcaaaaaaacacatgaatttttttttgtacaagCTCGATAAGAATCTAACTCACAATTTTCATAGATTTAAGTCTCTAAGGGAGATTTTCCTAATCTAATTTAAATACGAAGGTGTCAAATTAATGTTTTGCATGTTTCTCAAATAAAAAAGACCATTAGATTTAAAATCTCATATACTTtttattttctgtgttttttgtaatttttaaaaaatattttagttaTTCAATGAGAGAACTGAGCCATTTGAATATA
It encodes:
- the LOC120010322 gene encoding vacuolar protein sorting-associated protein 2 homolog 3-like is translated as MNIFSRKPNPKEALRESKREMAHATRGIEKEIGALQLEEKKLVAEIKKTAKTGNEAATKILARQLIRLRQQIANLQGSRAQMRGIATHTQAMHAQSSIAVGMKGASKAMSAMNKQMAPAKQAKVIREFQKQSAQMDMTTEMMSDAIDDALDNDEAEDETEELTNQVLDEIGVDVASQLSSAPKGRVPGKTTEDVSSSSMNDLENRLAALRNP
- the LOC120010432 gene encoding 60S ribosomal protein L14-1-like, whose protein sequence is MPFKRYVEIGRVALVNYGKDYWKLVVIVDVLDQNRALVDAPDMVRSQLNFKRLSLTDITIDIKRVPKKKTLIEAMEKADVKNKWENSSWGRKLIVQKRRASLNDFDRFKIMLAKIKRGGIIRQELAKLKKEAA